CAGTCATCCGCCTGGAGGTTTTTTTTGATTTCAGGGATAATATCTACCCTTTTCTCGATAAAAAAGGCGTTTTTGCCGTTTTCGCGTATCCCTTGAACCAGATCGGCAGAAGAAATGTCCTTATTGGCGGTATCTCCTATAGAGAATATTTCGGGCATAAAAAGGAGGTCCTGATGAGAGAGGGTGCTGGAAAAGGAGTCGATGAATTCCCCCTTCATAAACCGGGCTGGTAAAAAACCGTGAGGTTGGAACACGGCAATAACCCTTTTGCTGCAAAGTCTTACGGCATTTATTGCCGCTTTCACCTTTTCAGGGTTGTGGGCGAAATCGTCTATTACCTTTATTCCGTTAAAATCGCCAATGATGTTCATCCTTCGTTGTACGCCCTTAAAGGACCTTAGTGCATCGGAAATTGTTTCGTCTTTGATACTCATGCATTGTGCTACTGAAATGGCAGCCAGTGCATTCGACACGTTATGAATGCCCGGAAGGTTTACTTCGAAGTGTTGTCCGTTTACCTCAAACGTTGAGCGAAAAGGTTCCCGGGTGATATTTTTTGCCATGATTGTGGCATCGTTATGCAATCCATAGGCAACAACCTTTCTGGCTTTTAAATTCAGCATTTTTAATCGTGGGCAGTCGGCATTTAAAATAAGCGTTTCCTTCGTGTTTCGTGAAAAGGTTTTAAACATTTCAGAAATTTTTTCTATAGGTTTGTGGTCCTTGGAAATATTCGTAATGACAGATATGTGTGGTGCATAGGAAACAATACTGCCGTCGCTTTCATCCGCTTCAATAGCCATGATGTTTGATGTGCCCGTTTTTGCGTTGCCCATGCAGGAGTCATTTGTATAGTTTATAATACAACCACCCACAATAATGGTGGGTGAAAGTCCTGCGTAATCCAGGAGATAACCCACCATGCAACTTACGGTTGTCTTGCCGTTTGTGCCTCCGATGGCTATTCCGTCTTTTGTGTTAAACATACCCGCGAGAAGCGAGGAGCGTTTTAAAATTGTTTTCTTAAGCATGCGGGCCTTTTTTATATCAGGATTATCTTCCTCGATAGCAGAGGAAACAACAAGGTAATCGGTATTTTCTTTAACTCCGGAACCGCTTTGGGGGTAAAGTGAAATACCCTGAGCCTTCAGTTTGGAGAATAAATCCGGGGTTATTTGCCTGTCATACTTGTTGTCAGAACCGCTGACTATATGGTTTTGTTTACTGAGTACCTGTGCAATGGCGCTCATGCCGATCCCGCCCACGCCTACAAAGTGATAGGAATGTGGTTGTTTAGTTTCAGTCCATGGAGTCTCCGTACCGCTCATTTCTCTTTGTATCATGTGTGATATCCTTTAGATTCCATTTCCAGCAGGTGTTTTTTTGTCTGCAGCCCCGAGGCGTATCCCGTGAGTTTGCCGTTGGAACCAATGACCCTGTGGCAGGGAACAACGGGAGGAACAGGGTTTTGTTTGTTCGCCAGACCTACCGCTCTGCCGGCTCGATAATTTCCGATTTGATCTGCCACCCATTTATATGATTGGCATTTCCCATAAGGAATTTCCTGCAATTTGCTCCACACTTTTTTTTGGAAAGGGGTGCCTTGGTCCAGATCTAACGGGAAGTCGAAGACTACCTGATTGCCGTTGAAATATTCTTGTAACAGGCTTATTTCGTGTGCAAGGAGAGTGTCATTCCTCCGAATTTTTAGGTATTTGTCCTTACGCAATAAAGAGATAAAATCTCCTTCCGCCTTGCAGGAGAATGCAATGCGGCAAATGCCTCTCTCGCTTTTCGCTATGTATACGGGACCTATTATTGGTGTAGAGAAACTGCTGAAATAAATAATTTTCTGACTACCTTTTTGTGCCTTTGTCAAATGTTAATTTATATCCTTTAATGAAGCCAAGTATAATCAGGGTAAAAAAAAGTAAAGTGGCAAGCACGGATATGGTAAGGGTAATGAGTATCCATAGCTGCTTTACGCTGGAATTCCACCAGGAATATTTCAATAATCTGAAACCGATTTTTTCAGAAAAGAAGAGGATTGCCGAAAGGATGCCGGTTCCGAGAACCAGATATTTGATATCCTGTTTGTGAGGCGCTATTGAAACCGTAAAAATAATGACAGTCAGTAAAAAGAAAACATGGCTCATGTTGCTTATGCGCAGATCTTCTCGAAAGACGGTGAATGTCGCCCAAACTGAATCAAATAAATATTCTATCAAATCAAAAAGTCCTTCGAAGGTAAAATGTATCTCTTTTGGAAAAGTATTGTTAAGGCTGATGGGGTTTGAAAGGATTTTTGATATGAAAAGGATGAAAAAAAAACAACCGCCGATAGGCGCGAACGCAATGATGAAATCGAAGATAATCGGGACTTTTGGCCTGTCGTACTGAATTCCGGAGTTGTCGTGTGCAAAGATATTCAATTCTTTTATCGTAGTCCCCGTGATAAGGCACAATAAGGCATGGCTCAGTTCGTGTACGATGGAACCAGGCAGAAGAAATCCCTGTATCAGTTTGTTGTTTATGTATTTCATCCATAGTCCATAGGTGGCAAAACTGAGGAAGATAATCAGGACCAGACCTATTGCAAGAGAGAAGTATATCATTATTTTAATGGCAATCCAAAAACGTGAGAGTTAGGGTACCAGAGGAATGAGTTTCTGTCAACACGAAAAAGTTTTATTGGTACATAGGACGGCCGGGGCTGTATAAAGCGTTGGAAAAGCATTTTAGACAAGTATGACGGCACAACGATTAAGAGTCGGGGGCCATTTTTTCTTCCAGGTGAAGGCAGAATGTTCCGAAGCTCGCATTTATGCCCTGTTTTCTCTTTTTTCTAAAACTTTTCCAACAAAACCATCGTTTGCATCAAGTCTTTTTTTTGCATCCGCAAAATCAACGCCTAATTTTTGCATGATAATTGCGGCTTTCGCATTACCAAAAGCGGCTTCAAGGAGTTTTTTTGCATCTTCCCGGTTGATGCCGGTTGTCGTCATGATTATGCGCTCGGCACGATCGGAAAGTTTTTTATTTATGGTGCGCAGGTCTACCATAAGGTTTTCATAGACCTTTCCCATTTTGATCATCGCTGCCGTAGAGATCATATTTAATATGAGTTTTGTTGCCGTTCCTGCCTTCATGCGGGTGGAACCTGTTATTACTTCAGGTCCTACGACGGGTCTGATAATGATGTCGACATCGAAATTTGGTGTGGTTTCCGGGTTGCAGCACAAAAAGATTGTTTTTGCATTCCTTTTTTTCGCTTCAAAGAGCGCGCCCATGACGTACGGGGTTGTGCCCCCTGTGGAAATACCTACGACGACATCCCGGTGAGTTACCTCTTTCTGTTGAATATCGTGCGTGCCGTTTTCGGGAAAATCCTCTGCTCCCTCGGCAGATTGAAATACGGCCTTTTCTCCGCCTGCAATAATTCCCACAATCATATTTGGGTCGGTGCTGAAAGTGGGGGGGCATTCTGCCGCATCCAATATGCCCAGCCTTCCGCTGGTTCCGGATCCAACGTAAATAAGGCGACCGTTCTTTTTTGACAGTGCGTCCACAATCAGGTCTACCGCCTTTGCAATATTTTCCCGTTCTTTATAAACGGCTGCGAATATTTTTGCATCCTCGGCGTTAATAATATCCAGAATATCTAAAGTGCTTTTTGTGTCTATCGTAAGAGAATTCGGATTGCGTTGCTCCGTTTGCAACAAAGATCGATCATTCATGGTATTCATAATAAACTCGCTTATTTCCGGATGGTTAATGACGTAAAGATAAAATATTCGAACCGGAGGAGAGGGTTTTTATGACCCTGCGTTGTTCCGGCTCCAGGGTTTCTCTCGGCTTTTGAAAACGAAAGATAGGTTGCACACTGTATCATTGCCAGGGTGGAATGTCAAAGATATTTACAAAATACAGGGCGGATGATATAAAGAGGGCATGAAATTAGAAAAGAAACTCAAAAATCTCCCTACCTCTCCGGGTGTTTACCTTATGAAGGATATCAGACATAAGGTTATCTATGTCGGTAAGGCAAAAAACCTGAAAAACCGAGTGAAGAGTTATTTTCATAAGACCGGGGACAACCGGCTTTACACGGGATATTTGGTGCGGCGCATTGCCGATATTGACTTTGTGCTTACTGCAACGGAAAAAGAGGCCCTTATTCTTGAAAATAATCTGATCAAACAGTTTAAGCCAAAATGTAATATTAATCTCCGTGATGACAAGACGTTTTTGAGTATCAAGCTTGATATTCATAAAAAATTTCCTTATCCAAAGATACTGCGGCAGATCGAGGATGATGGCGCACGGTATTTTGGTCCCTATGCATCTTCCAGGGCAGTGAGGGAGACATTGCGGTATATTCATGATACCATCCCTATCCGTAAATGTCCGGATACGGTATTTAAAAGCAGGGTGAAACCGTGTCTTTACTATCAAATACACAAGTGCTTGGGCCCTTGCTGTGGTCTGGTGGACGAGAAGACTTATCGGGGTATGATAGATCAGGTTATATTAATCTTAAAGGGTAAACAGGGAGAGCTTCTTCATATTCTCAAAGAGCAGATGTATGAGGAATCGAAGTGTATGAGATACGAAAAGGCGGCAAAGATCCGGGATCGTATTCGTGCGATAGAGAAAACGGTGGAAAAACAGAGGATCCATTCCATGACTTTTATCGATCGGGATGTTTTCGGTCACTATACGGAAAAAAATACGATGTATATAGCGGTCATGTTCATCCGGTCAGGAAATATGGAGGATATGGCTTCCTATTCTTTTCCTGCTGATAAGCATACACCGGAAGAGATTTTTCGGTCCTTCCTGAATCAGTTTTACGGCCAGGCACGATTTATACCATCTGAAATTATTATTCCAGTGGAATCTGCTGATGCAAGGCTGCTTGAAGAGTGGCTTAGCGGCAGAAAGAGAAAGAAGGTAGAGGTGATATACCCCCAACGGGGAGACAAGGTGAGACTTGTTGAAATGGCCAGAAAGAATGCGGAAAATGCCTGCAAGGTATCCCGGTCGCAAGGAGAAAATTTTGCGGGAACACTGAAAATGGTGAAAGAAACGTTAAAACTCAGCCAAATACCGGAACGTATAGAATGTTTTGATATTTCAAATCTCCATGGCAGGCAGGCGGTAGGATCAATGGTGGCATTTGAACAGGGAGAGCCCTGTAAATCGAAATATAAGAAATTCAGAATTAAAACAGTCGGACAAATCGATGATTATGCCATGATGTATGAGGTGCTGACACGGAGATATACACGGGCAATAGAAGAGGGGGACCTGCCCAATCTTATTCTGGTCGATGGAGGGAAAGGCCAGCTTGGTGTGGCTTTAAAAGTAATTGAGGAGTTGGCGATGGGAGATGTGGATCTCCTTGCTCTGGCAAAAGGAAGGAAAAACGGTGGCGAATCGGGAAATCATTACGGTGAACAGATTTTTGCTCCCGGCAGGCCGGAGCCTATACTCCTGAATCCGTCTTCTCCTGAGCTTTTGTTTCTGGACAAAATACGGGACGAAGCACATCGTTTTGCAATTGGCTATCATAGGAAGCTGAGGGAAAAGGAGTATAAAAAGTCCCCTCTTGACGAAATTCCGGGAATCGGTATGGTGAGGAAAAGAATATTGTTGAAATGCTTTGGCAGCATCGATGGCATCCGAAACGCCACAACTGCTCAATTGATTGAGATCAGCAAGTTGCCAAAGAAACAGGCCTGTGAGGTATTTCGCTATTTTCACAAGCCGGAAACCGGAGAGGGTAATCGTGTGGCACAATAATCGTGTACAACGGTAAAGCCGCGTTCCCGGCAATGTTGGTTTTTAATGGCGGCGTGTGTTGTGGCAACAGGATATGAATAATGCAGGTATGAGAAGATTCTTTCCCTGCGATGAGGACGGACTCTTGTTTTTTACTATTTCTGTACAGGTAAGGAGGAAGAGTGCATGGTGAGGAAACGGTCATGGCAACAGTAGAAATAATCAGTATAGGATCTGAAATTGTTCTGGGACAGATAATCGATTCCAATGCACACTATATTGCAAAGAGTCTTACCGAAAAAGGGTTTCAGGTCGTATTCAAGACAACGGTTGGCGATGATAAAGGATTAATGCGGTCCGCCCTGAAAATAGCAAAAAATCGTGCGGATTTAGTTGTTACGACTGGAGGGTTGGGGCCTACGGAAAATGATGTGACGAGAGAGGTAGTGTCTGGCGTATGCGGTGTCGGGCTTGTGCCTTGCGAAAATGCAGAAGAGTATATCCGGAAATGGTCACAGGTCTGGAAGAAACATACTGTTGGCATGTTGAAGAAACAAATACTGGTTCCTGAAGGTGCGCAGGTAATTCCCAACGACAACGGAACGGCGGCAGGTTTTTCTTTTCGGCATGGCGGCGCAGAGATTGTCTGTCTGCCTGGGGTGCCCGGAGAAATGAGGCCTATGTTGAATACGTATCTGTGGCGTTGTTCCTTGCTCCAGTATGAAGGGGGTTGTGCCATGGTCAGAAATTTGCATACCTTCGGTGTTTCTGAGCGTGGTATAGAAGACAAAATAAAACATTTTTCAGAAAAAAACAAAAAAATTAAAATGATGACCCTGGTGAGCAACGGCATTGTAACCATTACTGCGCGGGTGGCTGTTACGGCAAGAGAACAGGCTGTTGAACTTCTGGACAGAACGGAACAGGATCTCAGGGAGGAGCTGGGTGATGCGGTTTTCGGGGTTGATGATGCCGGACTCGAATGCGAAGTTGCCCGGCTTCTGAAAAAAAGAAACAAAACGATATCTGTTGCTGAATCCTGCACCGGTGGGCTGGTATCTCACCTGCTCACCAATATTTCCGGTATCTCCGCATTTTTTCTGGAAGGAGTGGTCGCATACAGTAACAGGGCAAAGATCGGCGTGTTACATGTGCCGGAGGGCCTTATTGTAAAATGTGGCGCCGTGAGCCCGCAAGTGGCAAAGGCTATGGCGGAGGGCATAAGAATAAAGGCATCAGCAGACATTGGGGTCGGTATTACAGGGATTGCCGGTCCGACTGGTGGAACAAGGGAGAAACCGGTGGGGCTGGTCTGCATAGCCGTTGCAGGCGATGATGGCACCGAGGTAAAGGAGTGCCGCTTTGGAGGCGCCAGGATAGATATAAAATATTTCTCTGCAAACACCGCTTTAAACATGGTGCGCCTGAAGCTTTTAAACAATACGTAAATAGTATGATTGCTTAATTGTCAAAAGGATTTCCGGGTCCGATGTCCGGGTTCACTGCCTTGCATCAAAGCGCGATGGCAGAAAGCAAAGGAATGTGTTGGGAATACGTTACTCTTTCTTTGTCTGTTCTTGCTGTAAACAGGTATGGGTATTTGGTCTTGCTGGTTAAGAGTGTATAGTCGTCTTGCAAGCCGTAATTTCCTGTGTGCGAAATCCCTTTACACTCTTTTTATGACGTAATCCATAAAAAAGGTTACAGATGTGTGTTCCTTCATCCTCGTGATACGTATGCCAAGCAGTAAAGAATGTGTACAATCTCTAAAATAATGGTAAGTATGGTTGAAAACTCTTTTTAAATTGTGTATAGTTAGGGGAAAAAATCTGTTTTCTGCTGTTTCCTGTCAGCGCTCTCTTTTGGCAAGTAAACAGGGGCAAAAGCGCCATCAGTAGAGAAAGAGCTCATCTCTTTAGTAGTAATTATACGACCTACCTTTAATCGGAGGATATACGTAATGAGAAGTATTGCATTATTCAACCAGAAGGGAGGGGTTGGAAAGTCTACTACAACTGCAAATCTGAGCGCCTGTCTTGCCGTGTTGGGGAAAAAAGTACTTGCCATTGACATGGACCCTCAGGCCAATCTGAGTGTGCATCTCGGGGTTGACATATATAATTTGAAGCACTCTGTATATGATCTTATACGGGGAAATTGCGAGGCAAAGGATATCATACTGCAAACGGGTATAAAGGGGTTGGATATTATTCCTTCCAATATTGACCTTGCCGGGGCTGAGGTTGAGTTGGTAAGCGTCATAGGGAGGGAAACCGTGCTCACGGATGCGATGGGACACTCGATGGACTCTTACGATTATGTGCTTATTGATTGTCCTCCGTCCCTTGGTTTATTGACTATTAATGTTTTAACCATGGTGCGTGAAATATTTATTCCAGTGCAGACTGAGTTTTTCGCCTTGAGGGGAGTGAGTAAATTGTTGGATACCTATGAGATAGTTCGAAAGAGATTAAATAATGAATTAGAAATTACCGGGATTATTCTTTGTATGTATACGAGTCGTACCCGGCTTTGCAAAGAAGTGGTGGAAAAGGTAAAAGAATACTTTGGAGATAAGGTTTTCAATACGATTGTGAGGAAGAATATAAAACTTTCGGAATCTCCCAGTCATGGTCAGCCGATTATCTTTTATGCCCCTGATTCAAAAGGCTCTGAAGATTATAGTTCGCTGGCGAAGGAAATAGTGCAACAAGAGAACAACCGTAAGTGTTTATGAGTATCATTTGAGTCAGGAGGAATATATGGCAAAGAATCGTGCGCTTGGAAACGATCCGTTACATTGGCTCAAGGCGCGAAAAGAGGTGGAAACGGGAAAAGCGGCTTCTTCCGGGAAGGAAACCGTTTCGGATGCAACTATCGAAAAAGACAGGAAGCAGGAGAATGTTCCTTCTGCGACGGGACAACAGATGTCTCAATCGACACCTGATGAGAAAAAACAGGTTGTTCCTGAGAAGGCAGAAGCGTCTGGAACAGAGAATGTTGTTCCTGTCGGAAATTCCGGGAATGAACCAAAGGTGGTAATCGGGCGTTTGTACGAAGAAGCGACTGTGGAGAAGGCAAGGCCTGTACAACAACAAACAGGCATATTTCAAGGGGAAAGAAAACGCGCTCAAGCGTTTTTGCCGGTGTCTAAGACCGTAAAAACCATACAAGACGAGGTGTCGAAAGATGTGGTTCCGTCTGCAGGTCGGGTGTTTCCTTCTGTTACGTATATCGTTATTGCCTATACGGCTTTGCTTCTTATTCTCGGGTACTTTGTTTATGCGGACCTTTCGAAACGAACGAGCGCTATCGAAGCAAGGATTTTTGCTCTTGAAAAGGCGTTGCGTTTAAAGTAACGTTGATGCGTTTTTTCTGTGGGTATGGTTCGGTCGCTGCACACCATGTATGTATTGATTTGCCGAAAACATGCGTTCACTCGTATTTGATCGTGGCATGTTCCCCGCGAAAGATTTTTATTTGTCCATCGGGCAATTTTACCATAAGTCCTCCGTTGTTGGATATATCAATAACCTCACCGGTGTATTCCCTGTCATAGTCACTGATAGATGTTTTTTTCCCAATGGTAACGCAATACTCTTTCCATTTTTTTGTAATATATCCAAAATGTTCGTCTTTCAAAATCAGGTACCACTTGTCTATGTCCTGCAGAAAAGCCCTTGCCAGGAGGGTGCGGTTCAAAACCCTTTTTTTTTCAATGGCGAGTGAAGTTGCCGGCAGACGTACCTGTTTCGGAAGTTCGTTTGCATCATTGTTTATGTTTATGCCTACTCCGATCAGGCAGCTTAATTGGCCTTCGGTTTCCTTTTCCAGGTCCACTAAAACGCCCCCCACCTTTTTGCCGCTGATCAATATGTCATTTGGCCATTTTATCTCTGCTCCGACCTGCACGGATTCTCGAAGCGTTTCCGTAAGAGAAACAGCTATTGTTCCCGTCAATAAACAGATATGATCCGGTGGTATTTTGAGCTTCAACAAAAGAGTAAAGAGTAATCCTTTTTTTCTGGGACAAAACCACGAATGTCCGGAGCGGCCTCTGCCCTTTGTTTGTTCTTCGCTGAAAATAACGGTTCCGTTTTTAAAATGTGTACGCGCGAGCTTCTTGGCAATGTCCATTGTTGAGGTTGTTCGTTCATAGGTAATTATCGAACTGCCGACAACTTTTGTTTTTAGCCCTTTTGTTATTTCTCCGGGAATCAGGTGGTCTTGTTCATCAGTCTGACTGCTGGTGGATTTCATGATAGTTCTGTTCAACGGCGCTCTTCCTTCCTCAAAGGCAAAATTCAGGAAATTGAATGCAGCGGGTCCTGTTTTTTCCTTGTAACGTAGTGTTGAATATATGTCATAACTATTTTAAAAGTCAATAGTAAAAGGCTTATCGGCTTTTCTTGGTCTTGGATATCAGGAAAATGTACGATAAATTCTGTCATAGTGGCAGGTGTTGTTTCTGGCAAAATTTTTCTGCTGTCACAATGGCATATCAAAAAATGGGTATTCAGAATGTTTCAGGCAAATATAACCTGCTGTTTTCAGGTATGTTAAGGAAAATCAATCTGCTTGGTATTTTTTCGGCATATAGTTTGCGAAGCTTGTGTGCCCATTAGAATTTGTTTTTATTTAATCGGAGAGTTTGAAAGGAGGTACTCAATGGCGAAGCAACTAGCCTTTAATGAAGAGGCAAGGGCAGCTGTTGCTAGAGGTGTAACAAAGCTCGCCCGGGCGGTTAAGGTTACTCTCGGGCCCAGGGGAAGGAATGCCGTGTTGGACAAAGGATATGGAAGTCCGACTATTACGAAGGATGGAGTAACGGTAGCTGATGAAACAGAGTTGAAGGACCCGTATGAAAATGCGGGGGCGAGGCTCGTGAGGGAAGCGGCATCAAAGACTAGCGATGTTGCCGGTGATGGCACCACTACCGCAACCGTTCTTACCGAGGCTATTTATCTTGAGGGCTTAAAGTGCGTGACTTCAGGGGCAGACCCTATGGCCCTGAATCGTGGTTTGCAGAAGGCGCTGAATACGGTTGTGGAAAAACTCAAGAAAATAAGTACTGCGGTAAAAAATCAGGATGATATTACGAGTGTCGGAACGGTTGCCGCGAACAATGATCCAGAGATTGGGAAAATGATAGCCAATGCAATGGAAAAGGTGGGAAAAGACGGAGTTATTACGGTAGAAGAAGGAAAAGGGCTGGAAACGAGTGTTGACGTCGTGGAAGGCATGCAGTTTGATAGGGGGTACCTTTCTCCCCATTTCATTACCAATGCTGATGCAATGGAGGTAGAGTTCGAGGAACCCTATATTTTAATTTTCGAAGATAAGGTTTCCGCAATTAAAGGGTTGGTTCCTGTCCTGGAAAAAATAGCAAAGACCGGGAAGCCGCTCCTGATTATAGCGGAAGATGTAGAGGGTGAGGCATTAGCCACGCTTGTTGTAAATAAACTCCGGGGCACAATCAGCTGTGCGGCAGTAAAAGCCCCTGGCTATGGTGATCGTAGAAAGGCGATGCTTGAGGATATTGCCCTTTTGACGGACGGTAAGGCGATTTTTAAAGACCTGGGTATACCGTTGGAAAATATAGATATTCGTGATTTAGGTCGCGCAAAGAAAATTACCATAGACGCGGATAATACGACAATTGTTCAGGGAGCCGCGAGTTCTGACGCTGTTGCGGGGCGTATTACACAAATCCGAAAAGAAATGGAGTTGACCACTTCAGATTACGATAGAGAAAAATTGCAGGAGCGTCTTGCCAAGCTTGCCGGCGGGGTTGCCCAGATATTTGTCGGCGCTGCTACGGAAACTGAATTAAAGGAAAAAAAGGCCAGGGTAGAGGATGCCTTGCATGCAACACGGGCTGCCGTAGAAGAAGGTATATTGCCAGGAGGAGGAGTGGCTCTTTTAAATGCGATAGAATCCCTGGGCAATCTCAAGCTTGAAGGTACGGAAGCGATGGGTGTTGCCATTGTATCAAAGGCCCTGTCGGCGCCTGCAAAACAGATTTTCAAAAATGCGGGCCTGGAAGGATCGGTAATTGTTAAAAAAATATTAGAATCCAAAGATAAGGCATTTGGCTATGATGCGGAAAAAGGCGGATACTGCAATATGATTGAAGCAGGTATTATTGACCCTACGAAAGTAACAAGAAGCGCGCTGCAAAATGCTGTAAGTATTGCCGGGATACTTCTTACGACTGAATGTATTATTGCCGATATTCCAAAAAAGGAAGGCGGGTCGATGCCGGGCGGCATGGGCGGTATGGGCGGTATGGGCGGTATGGGCGGTATGGGCGGCATGGGCGGCATGGGTATGTAAGCCGGAATCTCGGATCAAAGGTGTTCTGTAAATCGTCAAAGTATTTTTAGATAGTTAGTGTTTTTTAATGAGGAGGTAGGTGAGAGTCATGTCAATCATTCGACCATTAGAGGATAGAGTTGTTATTGAACCAATGGAAGCAGAGGAAAAAACTCAGGGCGGGATTGTGTTGCCCGAGACAGCAAAGGAAAAACCTATGAAAGGAAAAGTCATTGCTGTTGGAGAGGGAAAGATGTTGGACAGTGGTACAAGGGCAGAGCTTTTAGTTAAGGTAGGGGACAATGTTCTGTATGGAAAATATGCCGGTACTGAAATTTCCGTCGACGGGAAAGAGTATCTGGTTATGAGGGAAAGCGACATTTTGGCAAAGATTGGGTAACGCGGGGTATGTTGTAGTTTTTTAAGAATTAATTTTTGGGAGGTTATGAATATGGCGGCAAAACAGCTAGTATATGATGAATTTGCCAGGAAGTCGCTCCAAAAAGGGATAAAGCAACTAGCGGATACGGTCCGGGTAACGATGGGTCCTACCGGTAGAAATGTGATTCTGGAGAAGGGGTTTGGCTCTCCTTCCATCACGAAAGACGGCGTAACCGTAGCGAAGGAAATTGAGCTGAAAAATCCTTTTGAAAATATGGGGGCAAAGATGGTTTCCGAGGTCGCGTCAAAAACCAGCGATATTGCTGGAGATGGCACTACTACGGCGACCATTTTGGC
The Candidatus Brocadiaceae bacterium DNA segment above includes these coding regions:
- a CDS encoding biotin--[acetyl-CoA-carboxylase] ligase, encoding MNRTIMKSTSSQTDEQDHLIPGEITKGLKTKVVGSSIITYERTTSTMDIAKKLARTHFKNGTVIFSEEQTKGRGRSGHSWFCPRKKGLLFTLLLKLKIPPDHICLLTGTIAVSLTETLRESVQVGAEIKWPNDILISGKKVGGVLVDLEKETEGQLSCLIGVGININNDANELPKQVRLPATSLAIEKKRVLNRTLLARAFLQDIDKWYLILKDEHFGYITKKWKEYCVTIGKKTSISDYDREYTGEVIDISNNGGLMVKLPDGQIKIFRGEHATIKYE
- the groL gene encoding chaperonin GroEL (60 kDa chaperone family; promotes refolding of misfolded polypeptides especially under stressful conditions; forms two stacked rings of heptamers to form a barrel-shaped 14mer; ends can be capped by GroES; misfolded proteins enter the barrel where they are refolded when GroES binds); amino-acid sequence: MAKQLAFNEEARAAVARGVTKLARAVKVTLGPRGRNAVLDKGYGSPTITKDGVTVADETELKDPYENAGARLVREAASKTSDVAGDGTTTATVLTEAIYLEGLKCVTSGADPMALNRGLQKALNTVVEKLKKISTAVKNQDDITSVGTVAANNDPEIGKMIANAMEKVGKDGVITVEEGKGLETSVDVVEGMQFDRGYLSPHFITNADAMEVEFEEPYILIFEDKVSAIKGLVPVLEKIAKTGKPLLIIAEDVEGEALATLVVNKLRGTISCAAVKAPGYGDRRKAMLEDIALLTDGKAIFKDLGIPLENIDIRDLGRAKKITIDADNTTIVQGAASSDAVAGRITQIRKEMELTTSDYDREKLQERLAKLAGGVAQIFVGAATETELKEKKARVEDALHATRAAVEEGILPGGGVALLNAIESLGNLKLEGTEAMGVAIVSKALSAPAKQIFKNAGLEGSVIVKKILESKDKAFGYDAEKGGYCNMIEAGIIDPTKVTRSALQNAVSIAGILLTTECIIADIPKKEGGSMPGGMGGMGGMGGMGGMGGMGGMGM
- the groES gene encoding co-chaperone GroES; amino-acid sequence: MSIIRPLEDRVVIEPMEAEEKTQGGIVLPETAKEKPMKGKVIAVGEGKMLDSGTRAELLVKVGDNVLYGKYAGTEISVDGKEYLVMRESDILAKIG